A portion of the Bdellovibrionales bacterium genome contains these proteins:
- a CDS encoding FHA domain-containing protein translates to MTEGSFAPSIPPGFEFSLVVMNGKDQGVTYRLTGQRVTLGRGEENDIQFQSDMKCSRQHAVIEFGEHGVFIENISDSNVLIVDKIEVQKSRIKNLSHIVLGETELKLRIKTPQDLGLVAVPNQIAASSIPTSPKTLGPGSGRSNHNFQGSFHQQSSSSQSQSRNSSSMIRYLVGGLAILFLYLILSETSKKKDITEIRTDEAVDAEIEKTQKLRESVIEQRQKQGKNSQQYNEAQAVYLQGFRDYKQGIYGRSLELFQACLSLFPEHTLCLRYLKLAQRKYNELTQYHMILGRKYREHAQFSACKASFRNVMVMVVDANSAIYKEAKANYDACDTMVEERY, encoded by the coding sequence ATGACTGAGGGAAGTTTTGCTCCATCTATACCCCCCGGGTTTGAATTCTCTCTCGTTGTAATGAACGGGAAGGACCAAGGGGTGACTTATCGTTTGACTGGACAACGAGTAACGCTCGGACGCGGAGAGGAGAACGATATCCAATTCCAAAGCGATATGAAGTGCAGTCGCCAACACGCAGTCATAGAATTTGGAGAACATGGGGTGTTCATTGAAAACATCTCTGATTCAAATGTCTTGATTGTGGATAAAATCGAGGTGCAAAAATCCCGAATAAAAAACCTCTCGCATATTGTTCTGGGGGAAACTGAGTTAAAACTAAGGATCAAAACTCCCCAAGACCTGGGCCTCGTTGCTGTTCCCAATCAAATCGCAGCTTCTTCCATACCAACAAGTCCAAAGACACTTGGCCCAGGATCCGGAAGGTCAAACCACAACTTTCAGGGAAGCTTCCATCAACAGTCTTCCTCGTCCCAATCCCAATCCCGCAACTCTTCGTCAATGATTCGCTATCTAGTTGGTGGCTTAGCCATCCTTTTTTTATATCTGATCTTGTCTGAAACCTCAAAAAAGAAGGATATCACTGAGATCCGCACAGATGAGGCCGTCGATGCGGAAATAGAAAAGACTCAAAAATTACGTGAATCAGTCATAGAGCAGCGTCAAAAGCAGGGAAAAAATTCCCAGCAATACAATGAAGCGCAGGCCGTCTATCTTCAGGGATTTCGCGACTACAAGCAAGGTATCTATGGCCGATCCCTTGAACTGTTTCAAGCATGCCTTTCCCTTTTTCCTGAACATACTCTTTGTTTGCGTTATTTAAAACTGGCACAGAGAAAGTACAATGAATTGACTCAATACCATATGATTTTGGGACGGAAGTATCGGGAACACGCCCAATTCTCAGCTTGTAAGGCATCTTTTCGAAATGTCATGGTCATGGTCGTCGATGCAAATAGCGCCATCTACAAAGAAGCAAAGGCCAACTATGACGCATGTGACACGATGGTTGAGGAAAGATATTGA
- a CDS encoding pyrroline-5-carboxylate reductase, whose product MTGDFLKGRNIGFIGTGNMGQAIIRALVNTNKIPAERIFATNRTQGKLQKLAEQMGIRALVNNEELLEHCDVVIISVKPQDFISGIEPISSAFGLNHTVISLMAGVSLRTLKKAMPNVRNLIRAMPNTAAIINKSVVGFCLAESAKGMEGVAEDLLSALGTVVQVEEGEEFEALTVSCSSGIGFVFELMIYWQEWLEEHGFEAEIAKTMTVSTFLGASLLADQAPETALQELQNRVVSKKGVTAAGLDSMRELEIERALRYSFEKSVLRDREIGQTSV is encoded by the coding sequence ATGACCGGAGATTTCTTAAAAGGTCGCAACATAGGTTTTATAGGTACTGGTAATATGGGTCAGGCCATTATTCGAGCTCTAGTGAATACCAATAAAATTCCTGCCGAAAGAATTTTTGCAACGAATCGCACTCAGGGAAAACTGCAAAAGCTCGCTGAACAGATGGGAATTCGAGCTCTAGTTAACAATGAGGAGTTGCTGGAGCATTGTGACGTGGTGATCATATCCGTAAAACCTCAGGATTTTATTTCAGGGATTGAGCCTATTTCTTCTGCCTTTGGCCTCAATCATACGGTGATCAGTCTCATGGCGGGAGTTTCACTGAGGACTTTAAAAAAAGCGATGCCAAACGTGAGGAATCTGATCAGAGCTATGCCAAATACGGCTGCCATAATCAATAAATCCGTTGTGGGTTTTTGTTTGGCAGAGTCAGCGAAAGGCATGGAAGGTGTTGCCGAAGATTTATTGAGTGCCTTAGGGACTGTGGTGCAGGTAGAAGAAGGGGAAGAGTTTGAGGCACTCACAGTTTCATGTTCAAGTGGTATTGGGTTCGTATTCGAATTGATGATTTACTGGCAAGAATGGTTAGAAGAGCATGGGTTCGAGGCGGAAATTGCGAAAACAATGACGGTGAGTACCTTTTTAGGAGCCTCTCTTTTGGCAGATCAGGCGCCAGAAACAGCCTTGCAGGAACTGCAAAACAGAGTGGTATCTAAAAAAGGTGTCACGGCCGCGGGATTGGATTCTATGCGAGAACTTGAGATCGAACGAGCTCTTCGTTACAGCTTCGAAAAATCTGTATTAAGGGATCGCGAAATTGGACAGACATCAGTCTAG
- a CDS encoding MFS transporter: MSIKNKPLVVIFLTVFIDLIGFGIIIPLSPYLARAFGADALQVGLLMAVYSGAQFVFSPFWGQLSDRWGRRPIILLSLVGAGLSHLIFAFSTTYTLLFVARLLAGIFGANISATMAYIADITDEKSRSKNMGIIGAAFGLGFVLGPALGALAGHVGESLGSSPPFGPSFAAVVAAVICLLNAFFAWHVLVESRPAELKIVTERKSRFGLMRKHLFYPVIGQLQVMYFLASFAMAHMEAALFLFVQDKFNWSLMNAGLGFAYVGIVMVITQGYFIRKFLPLVGERSMLMSGLVMKGLGLAGIAASSEVWQLAVAVTFLGLGTGFINPSLSGSISLLTKESEQGSVMGINQSLSALGRILGPVLGGLLYRDVSHQSPFWAASLVVGISLLIGISIFQSIPTKAQVVV, from the coding sequence TTGAGCATAAAAAACAAACCTTTAGTTGTCATTTTCTTAACAGTTTTCATTGATCTCATTGGATTTGGCATCATTATTCCATTGAGTCCCTATTTGGCCAGGGCCTTTGGTGCTGATGCCCTTCAGGTTGGGCTCTTGATGGCGGTATATTCTGGAGCTCAGTTTGTATTTTCGCCGTTTTGGGGGCAACTGAGCGATCGTTGGGGGCGTAGACCCATCATATTGCTGAGTTTGGTGGGGGCCGGTCTGTCGCATTTGATATTTGCCTTTTCGACGACCTACACTCTCCTTTTTGTGGCCCGACTATTGGCTGGTATTTTTGGCGCAAACATATCGGCAACAATGGCTTATATTGCGGACATAACAGATGAAAAATCTCGTTCTAAAAATATGGGCATCATCGGGGCAGCCTTTGGTTTAGGTTTTGTCTTGGGGCCTGCCTTAGGAGCATTAGCTGGTCATGTAGGCGAAAGCCTCGGAAGTAGTCCGCCCTTTGGTCCGAGTTTTGCGGCTGTCGTTGCGGCTGTGATTTGTTTGTTGAATGCATTTTTTGCTTGGCATGTCCTTGTGGAATCTCGACCTGCTGAATTAAAAATTGTGACCGAAAGGAAATCGCGCTTTGGCCTGATGAGAAAGCACCTGTTTTATCCGGTGATAGGTCAACTTCAGGTGATGTATTTTTTAGCATCCTTTGCAATGGCACACATGGAAGCAGCCCTTTTTCTTTTTGTTCAGGATAAGTTTAATTGGAGCCTCATGAATGCGGGTCTCGGTTTTGCCTACGTTGGGATTGTTATGGTTATCACCCAGGGGTATTTTATCCGCAAATTTCTTCCTTTGGTCGGGGAACGAAGTATGTTGATGTCTGGTCTGGTCATGAAAGGGCTGGGGCTTGCAGGCATCGCCGCATCGAGTGAAGTTTGGCAGTTGGCCGTTGCTGTCACTTTTTTGGGCCTTGGAACGGGTTTCATTAATCCTTCGTTATCAGGCAGCATTAGTTTGCTCACAAAGGAATCTGAACAGGGTTCCGTGATGGGCATCAATCAAAGTTTAAGTGCGCTGGGGCGTATCTTGGGGCCCGTATTGGGAGGCTTACTTTATCGTGATGTCAGTCATCAGTCGCCGTTTTGGGCGGCAAGTTTGGTCGTTGGAATTTCTTTGCTCATCGGGATTTCAATTTTTCAAAGTATACCAACGAAGGCACAGGTTGTCGTTTGA
- a CDS encoding DivIVA domain-containing protein: protein MKIAPIDIAHKTFGRRFMGLDADEVIDFLRVVADEMEALVRERNNLRETLRERDLTIVDFRERDELLKTTITTATRMAEKIREDGERESRLIVGDANQKSELIVRDARDSLKKIYSEITDLKRIRLQFESNLKALIQSHLTMLDQGQKIMPSPDLSLSITREVDQIHEEDLIRSKVHDAVTKGSKSAKSFQ from the coding sequence GTGAAAATTGCACCAATAGATATCGCGCACAAGACATTTGGTCGTAGATTCATGGGCCTTGATGCTGATGAGGTCATTGATTTTTTGCGGGTGGTTGCTGATGAGATGGAAGCGCTTGTGAGAGAGAGAAATAATTTACGTGAAACACTCAGGGAGCGAGATTTAACCATTGTGGATTTTAGAGAGCGTGATGAGCTTTTAAAAACAACTATTACAACGGCCACGCGCATGGCTGAAAAGATTCGCGAAGATGGGGAGCGGGAATCTCGTTTGATTGTGGGAGATGCCAATCAGAAGAGTGAACTTATTGTGAGAGATGCCCGTGATTCACTCAAAAAAATCTACAGCGAAATCACCGATTTAAAAAGAATTAGACTGCAGTTTGAGAGCAATTTAAAAGCTTTGATTCAGAGTCATCTGACAATGCTTGATCAAGGGCAGAAGATTATGCCGAGTCCCGATTTGAGTCTTTCGATAACTCGAGAAGTTGATCAGATTCATGAAGAGGATCTTATTCGATCAAAAGTCCACGATGCAGTGACCAAAGGAAGCAAATCGGCCAAAAGTTTTCAGTGA
- a CDS encoding rhodanese-like domain-containing protein, producing MKRFFKKLDVWKIGPFQLENIIQNSGHFFLFDLREPKLLLEKEELLFAPFLSGARRLSPKLVKSSLSEASAGLDSPVILVCQNGKVSSKVAKDLGTQGYVNIYILDGGVKSLRTFIESGV from the coding sequence TTGAAGCGGTTTTTTAAGAAATTGGATGTCTGGAAGATTGGCCCTTTTCAGCTTGAGAATATTATCCAAAATTCTGGCCATTTTTTTCTGTTTGATTTGCGTGAGCCGAAACTGCTTTTGGAAAAGGAGGAACTCCTCTTCGCACCTTTTCTGTCAGGGGCTCGAAGGCTATCTCCAAAACTGGTGAAGAGTTCGCTTTCGGAGGCATCAGCCGGGTTGGATTCTCCTGTTATCCTTGTATGTCAAAATGGAAAAGTATCATCAAAGGTGGCTAAAGATCTTGGGACACAGGGGTATGTGAATATTTACATTTTAGATGGAGGAGTGAAATCGCTTCGAACCTTTATTGAGTCGGGAGTGTAA
- a CDS encoding FHA domain-containing protein, translating into MKANSISREGNLEATAPGINNLSAFLRIKFPDRDRDEVLELVGHLWVAGRDANCEIPIEDGHVSRNHFELSQTNDGMYITDLGSANGTSINGQILTPHEPFKIVSGDHITIMDLTIILEMRDRDFKNKLMVASQMPLPDQPAQMLLPAPFNPNIYFDPEGPSAVRLEAPPPVGLKGFIASLKRNKVRLALVLSVPLLFLGSLFNSETNKTQKATSSSKEGSSFDRLSPEKKFAVKDIFNLARGHYTQGRYELCVAELIKLHEIIPLYEDSKSLQAHCTQGSEMTRENQELERKERARIETQQKISFIVKDCKSRLGHGASVDEAKECLSLAIELDPSNSGVVSILSEIQAKEDADKQEQADALARQSRNRAGESQYRKAKELYKKGRLNDSISEFERFLRGGYPGLQNLENIATRELASTKKELDKKIQTGLSLCKSHYEKKNYRPAIEACDQALNEDPNNKEVLSTRDQVLSDLRREMRSIYEDSALEESLGEIEGAKEKWKKILQNDIESDEYYQRAKRKLQKYGTGS; encoded by the coding sequence ATGAAAGCAAATAGTATTTCCCGCGAGGGCAATTTAGAGGCCACAGCTCCCGGCATTAACAACTTGTCTGCCTTCTTACGAATTAAGTTTCCTGACCGCGACAGAGATGAGGTTCTTGAACTGGTAGGGCATCTCTGGGTTGCAGGACGAGACGCGAATTGCGAAATACCCATCGAAGATGGACATGTCAGTCGCAACCATTTTGAACTGAGTCAAACAAATGATGGGATGTATATAACCGACCTTGGCAGCGCAAACGGAACTTCAATAAATGGTCAAATACTCACCCCACATGAGCCCTTCAAGATAGTTAGTGGCGATCATATTACAATCATGGATCTCACGATTATTCTTGAAATGAGGGATCGGGATTTCAAAAATAAGCTGATGGTTGCTAGTCAAATGCCACTTCCCGATCAACCCGCGCAAATGTTACTACCTGCTCCATTCAATCCAAACATATACTTTGACCCAGAGGGGCCATCTGCCGTCAGACTCGAGGCTCCTCCCCCCGTGGGGCTCAAAGGATTCATAGCTAGTTTAAAAAGAAATAAGGTCCGTCTGGCCCTTGTTCTCTCCGTACCTTTACTCTTCCTTGGTTCCTTATTTAATTCAGAGACAAATAAAACCCAAAAAGCCACCTCCTCAAGTAAAGAGGGATCAAGTTTTGACAGACTTAGTCCCGAAAAGAAATTTGCCGTAAAGGACATCTTTAATCTCGCTCGGGGACATTACACACAAGGAAGGTATGAGCTTTGCGTCGCGGAGCTAATAAAGTTGCATGAGATTATCCCACTCTATGAAGATTCAAAATCACTTCAAGCTCACTGCACACAGGGTTCTGAGATGACTCGGGAAAATCAGGAACTCGAACGAAAAGAGCGAGCCCGAATAGAAACTCAACAGAAGATTTCATTCATCGTAAAAGACTGTAAATCACGTTTGGGCCACGGCGCCTCTGTTGACGAGGCAAAGGAATGCTTGAGTTTGGCGATCGAACTAGATCCCAGTAACTCGGGAGTAGTCAGCATTCTTTCAGAAATCCAGGCCAAAGAGGATGCCGACAAACAGGAACAAGCCGATGCCCTTGCAAGACAGTCTCGGAACAGGGCAGGAGAATCCCAATATCGAAAAGCCAAGGAATTATATAAAAAGGGACGACTCAACGATTCCATAAGTGAATTCGAAAGATTTCTTCGCGGTGGATATCCTGGTCTGCAAAATCTCGAAAATATTGCGACTCGCGAGCTTGCCAGCACCAAAAAGGAATTGGACAAAAAAATTCAGACTGGACTCTCTCTTTGCAAAAGCCATTATGAAAAGAAAAACTATCGACCAGCTATAGAAGCCTGCGATCAAGCCCTTAACGAAGACCCGAACAACAAGGAGGTCCTTTCAACGAGAGATCAAGTTCTCTCAGACCTTCGTCGAGAAATGAGATCAATTTACGAGGACAGCGCCCTTGAGGAGAGCCTGGGTGAAATTGAAGGTGCAAAGGAAAAGTGGAAGAAGATTCTCCAAAATGATATCGAGTCCGACGAATACTATCAAAGAGCCAAACGAAAATTGCAAAAATATGGAACCGGAAGCTGA
- a CDS encoding YggS family pyridoxal phosphate-dependent enzyme, which produces MAGKSVRENWFEIKAEMKTALVRAGRTEDSARIVGVAKGQSIARIQEAVAAGLKIVGENYVQEYLKKVSLLGDPQLEWHFIGHIQSNKVRDLVGKIDLIHSVDRVSIAQLIGQRAAAQKLIQKILVEINIDDEPNKSGIDFREGRVFLEALQKIDGIKICGLMALPAPGRLPEETRRGFARLRHMRDEWTSEVSGGSAGHHLHELSMGTSQDFQYALEEGATYIRLGTRLFGERQG; this is translated from the coding sequence ATGGCTGGAAAATCCGTGCGTGAGAATTGGTTTGAAATAAAGGCTGAGATGAAAACTGCCCTGGTAAGGGCGGGACGAACAGAGGACTCTGCCAGAATTGTTGGAGTGGCAAAGGGACAAAGTATTGCAAGAATCCAGGAAGCTGTCGCTGCAGGTCTTAAAATTGTGGGCGAAAATTATGTTCAAGAATATTTAAAAAAGGTGTCCTTGCTGGGTGACCCTCAACTGGAATGGCACTTTATTGGCCACATTCAGAGCAACAAGGTGAGGGATTTGGTTGGAAAAATAGATCTTATACACTCTGTGGATCGCGTTAGTATTGCCCAATTGATTGGCCAGAGGGCAGCAGCTCAAAAATTAATACAGAAGATACTGGTTGAGATTAATATCGATGACGAGCCGAATAAATCAGGAATAGACTTTCGAGAGGGTAGAGTTTTTCTAGAGGCCCTCCAAAAGATTGATGGGATCAAAATTTGTGGTTTGATGGCTCTTCCGGCGCCTGGTAGGCTGCCGGAGGAAACTCGGCGAGGGTTTGCTCGGCTTCGTCATATGCGAGACGAGTGGACCTCTGAGGTTTCAGGAGGGTCGGCTGGGCATCATTTGCATGAATTATCGATGGGAACGAGCCAAGATTTCCAATATGCTCTCGAAGAGGGAGCTACTTACATACGTTTGGGAACCCGTTTGTTTGGTGAACGGCAAGGTTGA
- a CDS encoding FHA domain-containing protein, giving the protein MWALRVLSGPQAGQIFKLKNGTNTIGREPGCNVILSSAGVSKQHAKLDVFDDKIIISDLGSRNGTFANGVKIQSLRLNGSEKLALHEIIFEIIEMSQAELLRLTTAATAPQNHHQASPQSASYQQQFGQPYGNVGYQHQPETNSPHQATSHTSRGPQAKATVLLLAEKYLNEVVLPGVYKLPEIMEFRLVLAIFVGAFILFVTSLSAIPLMRILKASVEKESQRRALTIARTLAKINRAPLMQGIESAVSIEIAQREPGVERALIISNVDGNIIAPASLAGQVPDLPFIHEARREGREIVKQIDDSTIGALVPIEFYNPETGSQAVTACAAVIYNMGSLAVDDARTLSLFIQTFFIALIVGSILFYFLLKTIEFPLVTLNQQLDLALKENHDNLRTTYQFPVLQTLVSNINSALSRMGSSDPSKNPTRVEYDRGAELNNLVQLIGFGAIGITAHDLTIQSVNPEFEDRTGMKSSDLVFQTVDRITDQAMRLSIRDLIERALQNPHQIASNDLDIRGETFEIALQAVHGSDQVAYFIVSILPSYQGGNS; this is encoded by the coding sequence ATGTGGGCGCTTAGAGTTCTTTCGGGTCCTCAGGCGGGACAAATTTTCAAGCTCAAAAATGGCACGAACACAATTGGTCGCGAGCCAGGCTGCAATGTCATTCTCTCCAGCGCCGGCGTCTCCAAGCAACACGCCAAACTGGACGTCTTTGATGATAAAATAATTATCTCTGACCTAGGATCTCGCAATGGAACATTTGCAAATGGGGTCAAAATTCAAAGTCTGCGACTAAATGGAAGCGAAAAACTCGCTTTGCATGAAATTATTTTTGAAATTATCGAAATGAGCCAGGCCGAACTACTTCGACTGACGACTGCTGCCACTGCTCCACAAAACCACCATCAAGCCAGTCCTCAATCAGCCTCCTATCAACAGCAATTCGGTCAACCCTACGGGAATGTAGGATATCAACATCAACCAGAAACAAATTCCCCTCATCAAGCAACGTCCCATACCTCCCGTGGCCCACAAGCAAAGGCCACTGTCCTTCTTCTTGCTGAGAAATATCTAAACGAAGTCGTTTTGCCTGGCGTATACAAACTTCCCGAGATAATGGAGTTTCGCCTGGTTCTCGCCATATTTGTGGGGGCTTTCATCCTATTTGTAACCTCTCTCTCAGCTATTCCACTGATGCGAATCCTTAAGGCCAGTGTAGAAAAAGAGAGTCAGCGAAGGGCGCTCACCATCGCTCGCACATTGGCAAAAATAAATCGAGCTCCCCTGATGCAAGGAATCGAATCAGCCGTTTCCATTGAAATTGCCCAAAGGGAACCTGGAGTGGAAAGGGCTCTCATTATTTCAAATGTGGACGGAAACATCATCGCACCGGCTTCGCTTGCTGGGCAGGTTCCCGATCTTCCCTTTATCCATGAGGCGCGTCGAGAAGGAAGAGAAATTGTCAAACAGATTGATGACAGCACAATCGGGGCCTTGGTTCCGATCGAATTTTACAATCCTGAAACGGGATCTCAAGCGGTCACGGCCTGTGCCGCCGTTATTTACAATATGGGTTCACTGGCCGTAGATGATGCACGCACTCTCAGTCTATTTATTCAGACATTCTTTATCGCTTTAATCGTCGGCTCTATTCTCTTCTATTTTCTTCTAAAAACAATTGAGTTTCCCTTAGTAACGCTCAACCAACAGCTTGATCTCGCACTAAAGGAAAACCATGATAATTTGCGGACCACTTATCAATTTCCGGTCTTGCAAACCTTGGTCTCAAATATCAACAGCGCTCTATCTCGAATGGGAAGCTCGGATCCATCAAAAAATCCCACCAGAGTCGAGTATGATCGTGGTGCGGAATTGAACAATCTTGTACAGCTTATAGGATTTGGTGCCATTGGAATCACCGCACACGATCTCACTATTCAATCTGTTAATCCCGAATTTGAAGATCGAACAGGAATGAAATCCTCGGATCTCGTCTTCCAAACTGTTGACAGAATCACAGATCAGGCTATGCGCCTGAGCATCAGGGATCTCATAGAGAGAGCCCTTCAGAATCCTCACCAGATCGCATCGAATGATCTTGATATCCGCGGAGAAACATTCGAAATAGCTCTTCAGGCAGTTCATGGCAGCGACCAAGTGGCTTACTTTATTGTGAGCATCTTGCCCTCTTACCAAGGAGGTAACTCCTAA
- the maf gene encoding septum formation protein Maf, giving the protein MHQLILVSQSPRRRDLLTAAGYRFRVDAVKLSETIDKNLMPRSVAESLAREKGQAYIAQTNPTKGQGFLILSADTVVVFKGEVLGKPKNSAEAGDFLKRLSGKMHSVITGFCVLDVDSNKETLVSDESRVWFRTLTSDEILAYIASGEPFDKAGGYGIQGAAGVFVSKLEGSFSNVVGFPLELFKELEARNGWKIRA; this is encoded by the coding sequence ATGCACCAGCTTATCCTTGTTTCTCAGTCGCCGCGTCGTCGTGATCTCCTCACTGCGGCAGGTTATCGGTTTCGTGTGGATGCTGTTAAACTATCGGAAACAATTGACAAAAACCTGATGCCTCGGTCAGTGGCAGAGTCTCTCGCGAGGGAGAAAGGTCAGGCCTACATAGCTCAGACTAACCCAACGAAAGGACAAGGTTTTTTGATTCTTTCTGCAGACACTGTCGTTGTATTCAAGGGCGAAGTATTGGGGAAGCCAAAAAACTCGGCTGAAGCCGGGGACTTTCTCAAAAGATTATCGGGAAAAATGCATAGCGTTATCACAGGTTTTTGCGTGCTGGACGTAGACAGCAACAAAGAGACTTTGGTTTCAGATGAAAGTCGAGTTTGGTTTCGGACGCTGACAAGCGATGAAATCCTCGCGTATATCGCCAGCGGGGAGCCATTTGACAAGGCGGGAGGATACGGGATTCAAGGAGCGGCAGGCGTCTTTGTGAGCAAGTTGGAGGGCTCCTTTTCCAATGTGGTGGGATTTCCGCTCGAGCTCTTTAAAGAATTGGAGGCGCGAAATGGCTGGAAAATCCGTGCGTGA
- a CDS encoding type II secretion system F family protein: MLSFDFLILLSGLGLAALAVYLFATAVFTNNTDSDALAWASGDEPRKSKSPLVNISRPLVHNFTLQHATRIKNEKYRKKVEKLILTSGLSQELNVDEFIGLQILWGVMVPIFLIILNFALQLGYPYWLCAIIGVTGLQFPHLYCGSMKKSRYISVVVDLPFFIDLLALSTEAGLDFINSIQRIVEKAENSVLADEFSIVLKDIKLGSSRSDALKAFAQRLDIPEITSFVAMIRDADYTGAPIASVLKDQSAQMRLERFIRAEKAGSKASQAMLIPMMVFILPAVFIMVFAPVVLQFFYGAK; encoded by the coding sequence ATGTTAAGCTTTGATTTCTTAATCCTGTTGAGCGGACTGGGTTTGGCAGCTCTCGCGGTCTATTTGTTCGCCACAGCAGTTTTTACAAATAACACCGATTCCGATGCTCTCGCCTGGGCCTCAGGCGATGAACCTCGCAAATCCAAATCTCCACTCGTAAATATCTCGCGCCCTCTCGTTCATAATTTCACTCTTCAGCATGCGACGCGCATTAAAAATGAGAAATATCGCAAAAAAGTTGAAAAATTGATTCTTACCTCTGGACTGTCTCAAGAACTCAATGTGGATGAATTCATTGGACTGCAAATTCTTTGGGGAGTGATGGTCCCCATCTTTCTCATTATCCTCAATTTTGCCCTCCAGCTTGGTTATCCGTATTGGCTCTGCGCCATTATCGGAGTCACCGGACTGCAGTTTCCTCACCTCTACTGCGGGTCCATGAAAAAATCCCGCTATATTTCTGTCGTTGTCGACTTGCCATTTTTCATAGACCTTCTTGCGCTTTCGACAGAAGCAGGTCTTGATTTCATTAATTCCATTCAACGAATCGTAGAAAAAGCTGAAAACAGCGTCCTCGCCGACGAATTCTCAATTGTACTTAAAGACATTAAACTGGGCAGCTCAAGATCCGATGCCCTTAAGGCCTTTGCACAGCGCCTAGATATTCCAGAAATCACAAGCTTCGTTGCGATGATCAGAGATGCCGACTACACTGGTGCTCCAATCGCATCAGTGCTGAAAGATCAAAGCGCCCAGATGCGCCTCGAACGCTTTATTCGGGCCGAAAAAGCTGGATCAAAAGCCTCTCAGGCCATGCTCATTCCAATGATGGTATTCATCTTACCAGCGGTATTTATCATGGTCTTCGCACCTGTGGTTCTTCAATTTTTTTATGGAGCGAAATAG
- a CDS encoding DUF192 domain-containing protein, whose amino-acid sequence MAHLLNTSKNKIVFSEVIIAKTLWQRSKGLLGRASLSEDSVMWILDCNWIHTYFMQFPIDAVFVDQNLIVKAIKSNILPQRMTIPSWGSHSVFEMTSGLAEKQTIEIGDQLYVGA is encoded by the coding sequence GTGGCCCACCTACTAAACACCTCGAAAAACAAAATAGTCTTTTCTGAAGTCATCATCGCTAAAACACTTTGGCAACGGTCCAAGGGGCTACTCGGTCGAGCCTCCCTGAGCGAAGATTCAGTCATGTGGATTTTGGACTGCAACTGGATTCACACCTACTTTATGCAGTTCCCCATTGACGCTGTTTTTGTCGATCAAAACCTCATTGTGAAAGCAATAAAGTCGAATATATTGCCACAAAGAATGACTATCCCATCCTGGGGCTCGCATTCGGTGTTCGAAATGACAAGTGGCTTAGCTGAAAAGCAAACAATTGAAATCGGAGATCAACTCTATGTGGGCGCTTAG